GTATAACGCCCGGATGGTTAGCCCTGGCGGCCGGCGCCGCCGCCCTGGTGGGCCTTGGTGCCTTCGCCTATGCGCGACAGGCGCTGGAAGGGCTCATTGTGACCGGGATGCGCGACTGGGGCACCATGGGCGGCGCAACCTGGGCCCTCTACATCTCCTTTGACGTCTATTTCGTGGGCGTGAGCTTTGCTGGCATCACGGTGGCAGCCTTCATCAGGCTTTTGCGTCTGGACTACCTGCGGCCCATCTCACGGGTGGCCGAGCTTCTGACCATCGTATCGCTTATCCTGGCCGCCTTGTCGGTGCTGGCCGATTTGGGCCAGCCCTTGCGGGGCATTGTCAACCTGTTCCGGTACGCACGGCCCCAGTCGCCCTTCTTTGGCACCTTCACTATGGTCATCGCCGGCTATCTGTTCGCCAGCCTGGTCTACTTCTACCTGGCGGGGCGGAGGGACGCCTACCTCATGGCCCAGCATCATTCCCCCCTGCGGTGGTTCTACCGAGCATGGGCCGCTGGCTACCGGGACACTCCCCAGGAACGGGAGCGGCACCAGCGGACCAGCTTCTGGCTGGCCTTGGGCATCATCCCTCTGCTTATAACCGCCCACTCCACCCTGGGCTTGGTCTTCGGCCTCATGGGGGGGAGGCCGGGGTGGTTC
The genomic region above belongs to Dehalococcoidia bacterium and contains:
- the nrfD gene encoding NrfD/PsrC family molybdoenzyme membrane anchor subunit — translated: MTGRAMPLPYGVGRITPGWLALAAGAAALVGLGAFAYARQALEGLIVTGMRDWGTMGGATWALYISFDVYFVGVSFAGITVAAFIRLLRLDYLRPISRVAELLTIVSLILAALSVLADLGQPLRGIVNLFRYARPQSPFFGTFTMVIAGYLFASLVYFYLAGRRDAYLMAQHHSPLRWFYRAWAAGYRDTPQERERHQRTSFWLALGIIPLLITAHSTLGLVFGLMGGRPGWFSALQAPGFVVLAGISGIGHIVVLAALLRWALGTPERPGMAAFRWLGLALLVLGLIYVYFTMVEMITAGYAGREHEQELAKLVLTGYYAPYFWVGMGALALAIGLLAMQALSGRWSIPLLVASGVLVNVTAVAKRLIIVVPSLTHGSLLPYRTGLYIPTWVEGSIIAGLMGLGALMILLFMKVFPIMEVPEPSGAEEVRG